The window TCTTGTACTCTGCAAATAGCGGATTTTGGAAATATGCTACATTGGTTGATTGCAAATTTCTCGAGAGTCCTGTAATGTTTCGGATACATAATAATTGCTGCATGAATTGATTGAGCGTATTCAGGGCAACGTAAAATCGTCGACATTTCTCCATTTGATGGTATAATTGTTGTTTTGATGCTTAAAATCGTGTATATCATTTGTCTTTCCAGTTTTTGCCAATGtgttaaattcatttttatgttttgcttTTCAGATAATCGTGTTTTCTTAACTTGGATTTGGAATATCTTCTTCAGTTTGTGACCAAGGATTTTACTCGatctgaaatttgaattttgagataatataAATCCGAAATGTTCAGATATATCTGAAAATTTGaacctaaaattaaaaatctttataattaaatattaacaGAGAAAAGGAATAgttccaaaataaatttgaaaataagaaaaagttttATAATCAGTAATGTGTATGTGTGGAATTCAGTCCCAAATTCAACACTCTCTCCGCTTTTGAAaaacaatccaaaatttttattttgatccgAGTACAAAAATTACTctcaattactactatttctgGAAATTTAACTCAAGTTGTGTGGTTGAGTGGCATGAGACTCGTGAGTGTTGGGTGGTGTTCTATCGAAGTTTAGAGATTTTTTGCCTCATCAATAAACCTTACTACTATTTGGGTGCTAAATACAAGTTTGAGCTTTGTTGATTGTGTTGTGAGTGTTGGGTGGTGTTCTATCGAAGTTTAGAGATTTTTTCAGATTTGATGTAATGTTTAAGTATTGAGAATGAAGTTTTTGTAAGGAAAAAGACGGCCTTCAAATTGTAAAAGTCGAGGcctttgaaaaagaaaaaaaagagaaaataaaaaaatgaaataaagttagAACTTCTCTTGTTTATAAAGATGTAATCTTGTCTAGAAAAGATCACAAGTTTGGAGGAGTGAAAGTGTGGATTGTAATATGTCTATTGTTTGGTTCTTTAGAAGGAAGTTGTAGGAGTGAAGAAATTGACACTCAAATATGTAGTTTTTGAGCTACTACCATATTTATCCTAGCTCATCCTTAGCCCCATTATAACCTCTGAATAAAGACCTTGGACTTTATTGTTAATGCATGATGGGTGTTTTGTAAATGGCTTGGTAGAGTTAAAGATGTTCGATTTGAAATCCACAGGTCTATATGATAAGTATTGCTCGACGAGTCAATGACGACGGTTTGAGTTGTAGGATCTAATGCTTGGACTTACTTTGAAGTGCACCTTGACTTGAAGTTCTAGGTGGATGAGTGATGGTTCTTGAGAGTGAGAAATTTTGATTGGAGATGTTTGGGGGTTGAGATTTTGTCATTCATGTCCCTACTTGATTCGCTTCtatgaaaacttttgaaaaacttttgtGAGTTGAGCTTTTAACTAAACTCTTACTTTGCTCCTAATTTGTGAAAGGTGTGAATTACTTTTGGATTATAtggattaatattaatttatgatcttTTTCTACGATGCTTTTTTacattgaattataattctggcttgttttattattcaatcatGACTTTTAGCTAATGTCTCTTTAACTTGGTTAAAAGGTGGAAACGTAGATAAAGAGTTTGAGATTTGTATTGTGTTCAGCATATGAATCTTGGATAAGTTAATTTACGTGTCGTTACAATAATTGTTGGACATTTACCACGCTTCCGTAGGAATgttcaattgattttgtaaatgaATCATGTACGTTGGAAATTAGAAGTTGGATTAGAGCTTACTATGCTTCTGTATAAGTGATAATCCGATGAGTACGAATTTGATCTTAGTGTTCAGCAAGGTTAAATTCAAGCATCTATAAACATATTCAGTGTAAGTAGAATGAACGAGATTATTACAACTTTCattagattaatttttaatccaTAGGTTATTTGATCCATTAAGTTAATTCACATATGGAGCATATTAGGAGCAATGTTCTCAATCTCTtggttatattttgtgttgtcaatttatttcttcatttatttttgtttcaatttagtttctcttttttaaaattccaaaatttactTGCTTTCGAATTAGATAACCATACGCCTACCTGTGATTCGACACCCTAagtgtatacttgcaggtaagTTGTAATTTTAgagttattattttaaacttGATATCTTGTGTGGACTGAATTAGATACTCGAAAATTACacattatctctcttactttattcttttttcactttaactatttataattttttttttaaaatgagtgtagaaaatgaaatgattatattattgtgGAATGGAggaatttgtaattaatatatatagtactatctGTTAGTCTATGCGCGTAGCATGTAACAAGCAGTGATAAATTTGTCGAtcccaaaatataataatgaatttttctttgaattgtTGTTGTCATGAGAATGTGCAACTGCTACTACTATTGATTATCGATAACTCGGTTATTGTGCAAATCACACAGAGCATATGTCTCTATGATATGATATATCACACTGAAAAAGCAAGTAAACCACACTTCAAAATTTAGATGTAACACACTTAATAATCTAACATGATTTTGCATGCAATACCCTCTAATCAAGGGCAGACGCGGTAAATAACGAGGGACTTAAGCCTCTACCAATTATTAAGCACACAAAAGCAAATTAAATTAGGCATATTGTTCTATAATATctcgaaactttcaaaaaaatgGTTTTTAGCCATGAACGTTCAacttggcaaataatatcacgaactttatccgTGACTGTTATTTCCCACCGCAACAAATTCATGCTACATTAACATAACATGTATGTTGAGTTCGTATACATCTATAATGACAAAATCATGAATCCTAAATCGCGAACCCTAATCAGCATCCATGTCATTTTAATGTAGTATGAATCTGTCGCGATGTGTGAAATAATAATCATagataaagttcgtgatattatttgtcaatttgaAAGTTCAtcagaaaaaacaaatttattgaCAGTTACATGACACTAGGGACCAATATCCCGTTAAATTATAACTCGATCTCATAACCACAGGGCTCCGGCTTTCTTGAGCAAGGGCCGGAGTTCCTCTGCGACGAGGGTCGCGATGACCCTCTCCGTCCCGCCGAACCACCGCCCTGCGACAAACACCGCCGGCAACTGGAGCATCACCCCGGCCTCGGCCAGGTGGTGCCCCAGGTCGTCGACGTGCGCCTCTTCCAGCTCGCGCAAGGTGGGGTCCGGCCCCACGCACTGGAGGAGGCGCCTCACGACGAAGGTCATGCAGCAGCCGCGGCGCGcgaccaccaccaccgccttCTCCTCCACCATGGTCCTGAGCTCCGCCGGAGAGAGACGCcttagcatttttttttcttgaatttcgTGAGATTTCAAATTGAGGATGATTGAGATCTTTgttatttcttgttttgttaTGTACTACAActataataaattggataaatGGTCCCATTTATGTTATATCAATTTACATTCACACTCTtcagaaattatattaaattttttacctGCAAAGGTACAAATTGCAACGATAAGTAAAATTTTaacctatttttttctcttttctttgaTTCAATAATGTGTATCTGTGGAATTCAGTCTAATGCAATAAatctattttgaaaattgaacaAGCCCAAATTCGatactctctctgtttttgaaaaacaatccAAAATATCTATTTTGGTTCGGCTACAAAAATTACtctcaatttatatttatggaaatttaaCTCAAGGGTGTGGACTGGTCGAGTGGTATGAGAATCGTCTATCCTTAATCAAAATGGCCAAAGGATTATCCCTGCCTTTGGATATGGAGTAGTCTTAAATCTTAGGCCAGTGTCCCACTTCTCGAGGTGTCTACAAATCAGCACGGAAAATAATCACTAGACCTGCCAGTGGTTACCCttggtaattaaaaaaatattcacggaaatttcatcatccctttttttctcttttttattatgtttcatCAATTTTTGTCTTTATCTTTCCCATTTTactaattgaataattaaatatgtattatcCACGAatgtgactattttttttggacgatataaatattatttttttataaaatttcaaaaatagaatgtGATCATGTAACGATGCAATGGACTAAAATATCCCCCAATTCATGAAGGACATTTTCATACATTTCCACATCAATAAATACTCATACTCTAGtaaaacatcaaaaaatcacatattttttttgtgtgtatatGTACGTTAATAggttatttattaattttgattgtatattttgcaatttttttttattttatcatagcGCTTTCAAACCtaacatttaaacatgcaatggGATGGTGGGAGCTATATAGTAATTAATGAATCTAAGAAAAATACATTCCTCCAACCGTCCACTATCATATCTTAATCTTTCAAAACTCGATGAATTTATTATAACCTTAACAAGTAGTGATAAATTTGTTGATCccaaaataagataatataatgaattttccATTGTATCGTTGTTGTCATGAGAATATGCAACTTCTACTATTGTCGATAACTCGGTTATTGTGCAAATCATAGAGCAGATATATCACACTGAAAAAACGAATATACCACACTGAGAAAATGAGTAAACCACACTGAAAAAAATTAGGTGTAACATACTTACTTAATAATTTAACATGATTTTGCATGCAAGACCCTCTAATCAAGGGCGGACGGAGTAAATAACGTGGGACTTAAGCCCCTACCAATTATTAAGTACTCGAAAGCAAATTAAATTAGGGATATTGACCCTTAATATCATGGgcttttcaaaaatattgttttttcccatgaactttcaacttggcaaataatatcacaaactttatcTGCGACTGTTATTTCCTACCACAACAGACTCATGCTACATTAACATGACATGGATGTTGAGTTCGTATACATCTATAATGACGAATGACGAACGTGAATCCTAAATCGCGAACCCAACTCAGCATCCATGTCATTTTAACGTAGCTGGAATCTGTCGCGGTGTGAAATAACAATCACAGTgaaatttgtgatattatttgtcaaattgaaagttcatgagaaaaaacaaatttactGAAAGTTCCATGACATTAGAGACCACATCCtgttaaatagaaataacaaCCACATGGATTCCAGCTACATCTATAATGACGAAATCGTGAATCCTAAATCGCGAACCCAACTCAGCTTCCCATGTCATTTTAGTGTAGCTGGAATCCATCGTGGGAAATAACAACCACAAATAAAGtacatgatattatttgtcaaataGAAAGTTCatgagaaaaaacaaatttattgaCAGTTACATGACACTAGGGAGCAATATCCCGTTAAATTATAACTCGATCTCACAACCACAGGGCTCCGGCTTTCTTGAGCAAGGGCCGGAGTTCCTCCGCGACGAGGGTCGCGATGACCCTCTCCGTCCCGCCGAACCACCGCCCTGCGACGAACACCGCCGGCAACTGGAGCATCACCCCGGCCTCGGCCAGGTGGTGCCCCAGGTCGTCGACGTGCGCCTCCTCCAGCTCACGCACGGCGGGGTCCGCCCCCACGTACTGGAGGAGGCGCCTCACGACGAAGGTCATGCAGCAGCCGCGGCGCGCGACCACCACCACTGCCTTCTCCTCCACCATGGTCCTCAGCTCCGCCGTGGAGAGACGCTTTagcattttaatttcttgaatttcgTGAGATTTCAAATTGAGGCTGATTGAGATCGTTattatttcttgttttgttatatactactataaatggtcccatatattataataaatttgataaatggtcccatatattatatcataacattcaattttagtactatttgtCCCACCTTTTAGCTAACTCGTTTATGAGATCTAGGGTTCGTCTTATTTATTGTAAATACACATTCGAACATGCATGTATTATTTCATAAGAATTCTATTTTGGAATAAACtctatttagaaatataaattcatgATTCTAACTTAGGaccatttataaataataataataataataataataataataataataataataataataataacaaattgaaaaaatgatccGTGAACAATATAGGATGCATATTTACAGTATTTCGtgaaaataaatgcattcaaGGTGGTTggacaaaattttaattcatttgagGTATCTTCTCACATTTTCTTCCTCAATTTGCTTTTTTCAGTCTCAAGGGCACTagtaacattttctttttatcaccTTCTCAATGGGTTGTGCCTTCTATCCGCAAATCATCAAATGCATTTCATTGCCTTAGCAAATCATTAATTCGACGTGTTGGATAAAATCCGCAAAAAATCGACAAACATGTTGCAAATATACATCATATATTGTATagggaatgtgatcaaatgaaaactctaaatattgtacaaactcaaaactatgatctggaccattaaaaaatgtcaacaaatcacaaaaaatcatcaacatgaaaatgtcaatagaatttcaacggtagtcaatgattgatgctgtgttgata is drawn from Salvia hispanica cultivar TCC Black 2014 chromosome 6, UniMelb_Shisp_WGS_1.0, whole genome shotgun sequence and contains these coding sequences:
- the LOC125195592 gene encoding glutaredoxin-C9-like, coding for MVEEKAVVVVARRGCCMTFVVRRLLQCVGPDPTLRELEEAHVDDLGHHLAEAGVMLQLPAVFVAGRWFGGTERVIATLVAEELRPLLKKAGALWL
- the LOC125195593 gene encoding glutaredoxin-C9-like; amino-acid sequence: MLKRLSTAELRTMVEEKAVVVVARRGCCMTFVVRRLLQYVGADPAVRELEEAHVDDLGHHLAEAGVMLQLPAVFVAGRWFGGTERVIATLVAEELRPLLKKAGALWL